TTAAAAGGTACCTTCACTTATGCACATTACTTCCTAGATGTCCATAAAACTGAGGTGCAACAATGTTTTAGTTAAatcaagtgggagattgttgaacaatgatttaaattatatacattAGGTAAGTTAAGCACATTAGTTTAAGTTAATGAGTTGGAAACCCAATAGGTTTGGCCACCCAAGATGATAAATTAGGAACTCCAAAAGACATCATAAATTAGGGGGTCCAAAAGATTTGCCTTCAAATACAAAAACATTCATAGggggaaaagaaaaacattattgGATATTGGGCATCTAGATTTGAGGTTAAGAAGTACTTGTTTGAATCCTGGTATTTTCTAACAACACTagtttcaattttgttttttataacaAGGTTAAATGTCTAGCATGTTTTAAGTAAGTTGAgatgtttcttttagtttaATTATGTTCTTAAAAGGATGTACACTGGATTTGTTTGCTTTTGGATTTAATGGTGCAATGAAAGATGAGGATAAAGAGACCATTTAGTCCCAAATAAACAGGAAACAGGAAGTTGATCGTTAAAATGGGCTTAAAAACACTTGACACTGAAGCTGGATATGTCATTAGTTTGAGTAAACATTTGATAATGTCCATAGAACTCTAGACAGTTTCTTTGCAACTACCAACAGATGCCTCGGTTTGGTTGACAGTCAGCTAGATGCTGTCAACACTTAGCTTGAAAAAGTCAACAGCCTAAATTGGACAATTGACAGATTTTGGGAATTGTCAACAATTTACAAAATTTGACGGAGAAACCAAGAGTTCTGGTTTCACCTGTTGAGATATAAAGCTGTATGCTATCAACGAGGAGACAGGACTACAGACAATCTTGATGAAACTATCAACAGATTTAAGACAGAATACAGTAACTGTGATGGTTCAGTGAAAATTGAAGTAGGAAACAAGAGATAAATCACTAAGGGTCCTGAGAGATGATTTAAGTGGTCTTATAGTAAGTCATAAAAGTAagtgattgaattttaaataagcCAACAACTCAACTAATGGAATTTAAACAAGTGGCTAATATTGAATGGGCCCCACCAAGAATTGCACGGGCCCATGTTTAAGTGGGCTGTGATTAGTAATGAGCAATTCAGTACATAGCAGGGcatgtgaaaaagaaaatgaaagccTAAATGCTGTAATATTTAATACAAGAGACTTTCCCTTGCAATTTCTCATAAATAGGTTGCAAAAGCAGATCCTATAAGGGCGGGGTCCAACAGCATGCATTATAAGAGTAGGACCTAGTCcacaatttttacaaaataaagtgGGCTTCCTAATCACATGAGATTGTTGGAACAAACATTATGAACCTACTGAGAATGGTTAAGCATTGATTCTTGTATGCAAAAAGTTAATATCCaaaatgtattttctttataGGTCAGCAAATAGTTGCATTTCATTTAAATAAAGTATGTTCTACATGCTATGACAGACCAACAAATACATTAAGACAATTTAAGATGATTTTGAGAACACGCATTGTGGGAAAGTTAATCGCAGCAAGCTTTAAGTGCaggaaacaagaaagagagagggggagagagagagagagatgatcaAAAGATAAGAGGAAAAGGGAAAACTAGAATGACTAATTAGTCTTTGATGGTCAATTAGAAAGTGATATGCCAGCAGCATGACAACAGAAATGTGAGACTTGCAGGAAATTAAGAGTGAAATCACAAGGAACTCATCCCTTATAGATGCcgatgtgatggtaaaatcatAATGCTGTAAGATACTAATTACTGCTTATGTTAGTTATCAGTTGCTTGTTGCTGGTTAAGGTTTTTTTGTGATTGCTGCTTATGTTAGTTTATCAGTTGCTTGCAGCCGATTAAGGTTTTTTGTGAGTGTGTggacacaaaaaaaaaactatacttttgatcaaaaattcaaaatgatgaagatgaactACAAAAAACTTTGGAAATTTAAACCAAGCTCCTGCATTATACAGCAACGAAAAAATACAAAGTGagataattatgtattaatccAATCAATACTATCTGAGCTACTTGTAATATTGGAATGAACAATGCACAAACTCCAAAAGCATTTGGATATCTGAAGCCTCAATGGTTTATTTATATTAACTAGAACAATACTTGCTTGATTGCCACGGACTAAGAGGATACTAACTAAAACAAGGACGAGTTTGAGAACAAACTTAAGGAAGTAAACGCACCAACTAAGTCTAAAGATATAATCATTACACATCACCACCACCTATTTAGATGCACTGATTTGTGGGAACACTTCCATGCACTAATAAAGTGGAAAAGCTTACAATACCTCCTGAATTGCCACTAGAGCTTCAGCTGTCCACCGGCTGATTTCAGGGGCAAAAAAGTTACTAATCTCTTTCACCTACAGAAGAGAAGACCAGTATAAGTTAAGGCAGTTAAAGCAAATAATAAGATCAGATGTATGCAAACAAACAAATATCAAACACCAAAAACAAGACGCAAAGCCTTACTCCCACTAGATCTGGTTGACTACATGGATTCAACTTGTGACCATATCGTTTGTAAACTCGTTATAACCCATGTTGTGCAAATAGTAAAcacaacaagaaaacatgtggacaaaattagatttaaaattCTAATATTCATATAGGGATGAGTTGACACGCACTTGAAGGCATCCTAAGAGAGTTTTCCACGACACTGCTATATAAAGGGATTAGATAACATGACTACATGGTATAAGAATTTTGCTAAACCTTCCATTCATTAACCTCataaaaaaatgggttttttgTGAAACTCCTACAATTTGGGCCTGAACAGGCAAGCATACAGGTTGAACCCCTGCTATCCTCCTATTGTAGaaacaacaaattttcaaatacaagGGCCTAATTCCAGAGCATGTCTTGCTAATAGTGAAAATGTGGATCATTTCGTATGCAAAACCAGAAAGATAATCTGGTGCCTGTGTGCTCTGAAAATTGACTTCATAAAGAATGGATTTAAAATTGCTGGAATTTGGAAAGAGCGTACTATTATATGGTTTTCTTTCAAATGAAGATAAACATCACACATATTAGTAACAGTACATATCAGGAACATAGGGCCTTAGTATTTTCTAATGCCCCTAATCTCTGTTGTTGAAGTTATTTTCCTGATCCCGTAGATACTGTGCCAGTCCTTATAAATGTACATTTCCATAAAAACATGTGTCCCATATATAGCTATCAATCATTCAAAGTCCGGTAGTTTGAATAAGGCCCCACAATACAGGTAATCATTATATGGTTGGATTAATACTGCAAGTTTCATCACTTACACCAACTCTAGTTAACCAATATACTTGGGgagaagaaaatatttgtttcaAGTGGCAGAGTAGCTGCACTTATCCTATTTTTTTGTGCACGTTAtcattcaatattaatagtggCAGGTACAGTAAGCTTAGCCAGTATGAATTTTGCTAAAATAAAGATTATGATTAGTTTAAATATGCGATTGAAATGATATCCCAATGCCAACTCAAATTAGATATAGAGTTAGAAATTAAGGAATGGGATTATTTTGTCTTTGAGATTGATCTTTGTATAAATATGACTTAAAGCAGCCATTATGATATATAGAAAATACAGAGTTTATTTTCTGGTCATCTTTCTctaacttggtatcagagccaccccTCTAGTTTTGTCTTTTTTCTATGAGGATCAACTTTCCGATCATTCAGCTTCTTTGTTCTGGCCATTTTTCAATcctatggttttttttttttttttttgcattctGTTCTACCTTATAGAATATAAGAgcataaatagaaataattggcaagctagaattgATGTAGCCAACCCCGTATAATGGATggaggcttggtatgttgttgcaGTTCTGCATTTTGTTCTGCTGTCTTTTTCAACCTCCTCTTATCCCCTCATTCAGATCAACAAAGCAAAGATAATCCAATAAATCGTGTTATCCTCAACAGTGAACCAGTTAGCAGCAAATCCCAAGTTCCCAACTCATACTATACCTTTTCTAGTGAAAGATTCAACGTCTTTGGTTGTCCAGAAATCAAAGATTCACTCTCTCCCCAATTTTTTTCTGTGACAACGCCATTTATTACCCACGCCAGCAACAATTCCTTGTATAGCTTCTCTTGCTTTTATCAAAGACTTCTGACTCTCCCTTTTCTTTCAGAACAACAAATTAACTTCCATCTCTTACTGGTGACTTGGTTATTCTAGAGACACTACAAATATGCAGGGATCACCTCTGGTCCCTGTTATCATCTCGGAAAGATCCTTCCTCTTGTTCTTGTCATTGCTCTAGCCAAACCATACATTTGATTGATTCTAGCAGATAACATCATCCTATCTGTGCATGCAATGTGATTATTTCTCAGTGTTTTAAAACACACTAGGCACTAGTCGAGCACCAGATGGGGGCCTAGCAGCTAGGCAGCTCCAAGCAACAAGGATGAAGATGGACATAGGTAccggaggaagaagagagagaactaGCAAGGAGAGAACGGCCCAATCggcggcgagagagagagagagagaaacaatgAAATCagcgacgagagagagagagagagaaacgatgAGATCGGCCGTAGCGACAAGTCCACGAGAGACGACCTAGGCGGTGCGCGCTGAGAGAGAGAACAAGAAAGCGATGAccgacgagagagagaaaaggaaagatTAATCGGCCCAGGCTGCACGCGACCCAGGCGGCTAGGCACCAATCAGGCCCAACGCCTAGGGGTGCCGATTTGCACTTAGTCAGGGCCACCTAATGCCTAGGccgcattttagaacactgttatttcctttcttggTCACGAAGCTTCCTCTGCTGCTATTTGATTGTTTCTCCTACATAGATAATCTTCGAGTGACACacaaccctaaaaccctaaaccctgtGTCACTCCTCCCATTTGTTTCGATCGTAACTACTGCCTACCTTAAAgaatttcaaactcaaatttgagTGTAATTGGGCAAAATAAAGTAATTGGAGACAAATGAAGGAATTAGAAGGGGAAATGGGTAAAATGACCCCAGAGGTAAAATGGTCATTATTGGATATGAGCCTTCGAGGTCCAAAACATCCTCAAATGACTTAGAGAAGCCTAATGATCAAATTTGGGGGTGCAAGTTGAGGTTTTAAGGCATTAAAAAGTCAGGATACCCCTTAAACATGATTAAAACTGTAGAATGCAATGAAATAATGATCAATAGTAACAGGGAAAACCTAAAATACCCAGTGAAATTGTAAACAGTTTAGGGCAGGACTCAAAAATTGGGTGGAGCTGTGAGAAAGAAATTTGGGTTTTATGGCAAATTGGGTGGAAGGAACTGCTCTATGAAATAGTGTCTTGCTAAAATCTAAGCTCCAAGCCAAGTGTTGCTGAGCATTGAGTCACGCAAACCAGGCAGTAAATCAGTAAGAAAAGAGGAAAGGATTCTTTCTCCTTGCGTGACTATCATTCAGCTCATGAGATTATCCGTTTCTCACAGGTTAGATGTTGCTGCCGGGTGAAATTCTACCGACAGTGTTTTGTCACATATTACTACTTCGTTTTTCTTTGTGCATTTTGGTTTCAGCATTTACACGCCTCTTGTTAATGATGTAAGAAATGTAGTAAGATGGTTTCAACACCTTAGTTTCTATTGTTGGTGGAAGAGATTGTGTTCCAGCGTCACCTCTGGTGTTGCTATGTGTTTGGACAGTGACTGAAAAAGTTActttaacaataaaattaccTGATATGGTATTGTCAAAAGCGTTTATGCAGTTAATACTGACCATTAACAACAtaaatgaattttcaaacaaACACGTATGAGACTACCAATTATTTCACAATAATAAaatcatgagagagagagagagagagaggtgttaCAGTTCTTATGAAAGGAGCAGCTGGAATGAGGAGTTTCCAGGTCTTCTGGAAATGCCGGATCTCGCGAAGCGCCACCGTCCCTTGCCTATAccgcctcttcttcttccctgacTCATGTCTTGTACCTGAAAAACACCAAATGCTCAACTCCCAGCCCCAGATAACACCattgcaaaagaaaaatagacaAACAGGAAAAAGACCCTCACTCAACGGCTCACCCCGGGGGCTTCTTCTCGTAGGTGCCTGATAAAAGggaaaacaacaaaattcataATCGTTGGTAACTTCTACATATATGCACGCGTACAGATTATATGCACATATATTCAGCTGCAGAGATAACATTAGAAGGAGGCAAAGAGACAGTACCGAAGGTGTTGCAGCAGGCGGTGGTGTGCTGGTTGCTGCAGATGTGGCTTTCGAAAGagtaggggggggggggggggggggggaggaagagagagagagagacagttaGGGTTTGAATTGAACAGAAAATAGTaatagcagcagcagcagcagcagtagagagagagagagagagagagagagagagagagaggtgtacAGGCGGATTGACGGCGATTTCGCTTCCGTTGAGCCATGTGTTTGGTCCTCGCCATATCTGTTCGAGGGGAACAGTAGAGAGCGCGATGACGAGCAGATTCAGAATTCAGAATTCAGAATTTTCTTTCGTTGTTTTGTTgcatttctttcattctttctgcTGGATTTGACTGAAAAATGCAGAAATCGAACAGGAGATAGTTGTGGTTTGGggaagcagaagcagaagcagaagcagagAGATGAGAATACGAAACTAGATTCTCAATGGTTTCCCGCCTTGCCTTGACTTCATTTGATTGATTTGGCTTTGTCCGCTCTGCCCTCCTTTCATTTGAATCCCCTACCTTTATTCAAGGCCCATTCTAATTctatagatatattattttcCAACCAACTCCTATTTTTGTCCCTCTCTTTTTTTATCATCCCaatttatcattattttcaCTGCCTCCCCATATTtgtattcttaaattattttattttttatattctaatatttttttgtgacaattcaattttttttattatttcgattacaacTCTATACCTACATCTTCAAATTAATGTAACTCATATTTTTACTCctttatttttgcattttttttatgattattcaaactttttattattttgattacaccattatatctgtattttttagtcaatttaatccctatactttgatatttttttcgtATGATAATCTAAACTTTTTCGTTATTTAGATTacactcatttatttatatttttaaattaatttaatccatGTACTTTGatgtatacaaaaaaaataattaaattaactttgGGATTTAGGGttaaattgagttttttttttttttatacatcaaaatatgtggattaaattaatctaaaaatataaatacataagtgtaataaaaaaaatgaaatgtttgaattattaattaaaaaatgttaaaatataatattaaagtgtaattaaaataataaaatattcaagaaaccacatgaaaaaatatgaaaatgcagtgataaaaatatgaattctacctattatttttacttatatatatagatatatattttcatatataacaACAACCAACAGAATTAATATAACTCACCCTTGACACCCAATTGACTTTTGGAACCAAGGGATACGTACACAATGAcactataaaaatatatacatatatatatatattttatgagaGTGAAAACACATGATCTTTGAGATTTTGTTACTTGTACATACAACCTTACTTATTGATTATcacacaaattttaaataatgaaaataccctcaataaattacaaaatatttctatCTCCCATTTCCTTGCTCTAGCAATTGTCTCTTGCTACTGCATCATTTTTCTCGTCGTTACTACACACCTTCCTTCTATGCAGTGACGACGACAAGAGGGTCGGTTGCTGGAGCAAGAGAATGGGAGACAGAAAAAAGagtaaacaaaattttacaatatatcgtgatattttgatgtcaaaatatcACGATATATCGTGTGTGTCAACCTGTAAATAAGGTTGTATGCACAAGTAGCAAAATCCTAAACCTTATTCTTAATGCTTATAAATCACAAACCATATTATTTTGCTCGAAAGGCTTACCCATCGATTGACAGAAGCAtgccaaaatgacaaaaatgtctCCCACACTCATACCATATGCAATTGCTTCCATTTCTCTTCCATGGCCGTCACCTATCTCATATCTCTCCCTTTCCATGGTTGTCGTCACCTTGCCTCCTCCTTGCGCCATCGACCGTCGCTGCATCTACTGTGGTGGATGCAGCGACGATCAGCGGGCAAGAAGCAAAGCAGCATGAGTCGACGACAGAGATGAGGCAAGGTGGCGATGACCATGGGAAGGGGAAGCAATTGCAGAGAACATTTTAAAACCCCTTAGGCAAAGTAGCATTTTCGACAAATCACATAGATTAGATAAGCATAGAACAAATCATTATGTAATCTCATTTTCAATAAGGTATACAATCCTAGTGACAATGATGTACGGATGAGTTaccaattgaatttatttgactTAAATGAGACTTTAACCACATGCCATGTTGATTTGGGGCACGAGATTCGTGCatagatagaaaataaaaataattgtctCAAGACTTTATCAAAATGGTGCCACTCTAATAATGAAGTCAACAAAGAATTCGAGagaataaaaatctaaaaaaataagattgaatgAGTCCACGCTACCCATATGCAA
The Diospyros lotus cultivar Yz01 chromosome 12, ASM1463336v1, whole genome shotgun sequence DNA segment above includes these coding regions:
- the LOC127814003 gene encoding histone H3-like centromeric protein CENH3 isoform X1 — protein: MARTKHMAQRKRNRRQSASTSAATSTPPPAATPSAPTRRSPRGEPLSTRHESGKKKRRYRQGTVALREIRHFQKTWKLLIPAAPFIRTVKEISNFFAPEISRWTAEALVAIQEVRLAPRAPGPFAPQCAYRLSELWLTILMAAEDYLVRLFEDAMLCTIHAKRVTLMRKDWELARRLGGKGRPW
- the LOC127814003 gene encoding histone H3-like centromeric protein CENH3 isoform X2; translated protein: MARTKHMAQRKRNRRQSASTSAATSTPPPAATPSAPTRRSPRGTRHESGKKKRRYRQGTVALREIRHFQKTWKLLIPAAPFIRTVKEISNFFAPEISRWTAEALVAIQEVRLAPRAPGPFAPQCAYRLSELWLTILMAAEDYLVRLFEDAMLCTIHAKRVTLMRKDWELARRLGGKGRPW
- the LOC127814003 gene encoding histone H3-like centromeric protein CENH3 isoform X3; the encoded protein is MARTKHMAQRKRNRRQSASTSAATSTPPPAATPSAPTRRSPRGEPLSEGTRHESGKKKRRYRQGTVALREIRHFQKTWKLLIPAAPFIRTVKEISNFFAPEISRWTAEALVAIQEAAEDYLVRLFEDAMLCTIHAKRVTLMRKDWELARRLGGKGRPW